The DNA region AGAATGAAGTGTATCTATATATTGCATATGACTGACTCCAATAACAAAGACACCAATTTTcatactgagaaaaaaaaacagtcaattACTCTCCTACTGACACTAACAGTcattaaaagaaacaaattgtAGTGTGGTGTGAATCAAGACAGAGTGCAAACATTTGCTCTGGACTGGAAATCATCCTCTTCAATCCCCTATGAGCTCCCCAATGAGTTCTGCCTGGTGTGCCACCGGTATACATCCACCGTCAGCTGCTCCATGCCACCATAGAAGACATCCACTGCCAGGAAGAAGGAGCCTACAATGAGCATATGCCACCAAGCGATAGAGGTGTACACCATCAGACACACTAGAAAGACTAGGAAGAGTACCCAGTACACCATGGCACCATACAAGGCAAAGTACACCCCTGGCTCCTCAGCCACGCCTTTCCACTGGTCCCCATCTGCCCCATCCTTCTTCACGAACGAGCGGTCCTTGGTGTAGAAGTCCTGGAGCTGGGTTTCCTTCTCCGCCCATCGCTCTGTGCACCACTTCTCAAAGTCTGTATCCAGAGGAAAGGATCTAACTGGGTAGCGCTTGACATGGAAGTGTACCTCATCAGGTAAAGTACCACAAAAGACATCTATTTCTCCACGGACCGGTATCTGGTCTGGATAGCCAACTGTCACGTCATAGATGGCATCGACCATGTCTCCTAGAAAGAAAATTGAGTGGAAATAGAGGACTGTGAATTAAAGTGTATATATTTGCTAATCACTCTCAAACTTtcttcgtatttttttttttttttttaaaagaagacAGGGTTCTTACACTTAGAAAGATAAGACAGAACCTTATAATAACTCACTTAACTTCAATACTAACCTACCttaaacatgaaaaatatttcttattaATGTGACTACAAATTTTCCACTGTGACAAAATATTGTCTGTATCCACAGCTCTTTGGATGGGTGAAATTAATTTGAGACAGTATTTCAACTTTTCTTCCTTTAACAGACACTTTATTATGCAAAAATCAGTTTGGATATTGTGTGATTATTTTACCACATCATCAAAACACATTATTCTCTCAAAGGATTTCTACTTTCTTCAGTTGTCTTACAGTGACCTGAGCATTCAGTATATCTTTTACTGTAATAATCACAGCTCCAAACTCACGTTTTCGCAGATGATCCATGATGAACTTGAATCCTGTCGTGCGAGGATGTAGGACATACTCGTATCTTGGCAGATTATTTTTGTCAGCATATGAGTCACTCTTCTTCTTGCTGTTGGGAGCCATGTCAGTCCCTGTAGGATAAGAAAAAATTCACAGGATCCATGtttcaaatgaaacaaatttaaCCAGCTCGAAGCATGTGCATATCCCCCTTTGGTTATTACTCTACTATCTGGATAAATGACCCatcagtattttcttttatttgtatttCACTCAGTAACATTTTCCcctcattgtttttgtttgtattgattATTCTTATGTTTTAAGTTGTATACTATTCACTGTATGATTTGTATAATGATATTGTATCATTCTGTACTTTCACTTCACAaccttgctggaaaaaaaaaagaagcttatACCTGaaagaattttttattttttttttttaattcttggtTAAACAAAGAAACTCAATTCAACTCAACCTCATCAAGCTCTAGCAGAAAACTATTGAGCTTCCCTTTACAATCTTTGCATAGTCAGTCTGATTTCTGCATTTATAGTTCTCTTTCAATCATTTGACTTACAATGCACAAGGTGCATCACAGATAGATGGCAATTCTCCATTCCAACCCTCATATAACCCTTGACCTGTTTTACTGCTTTCTTGCAGTCTGTTGGTGATTGTTATGAACTTACAACTTCTCTTTGAGAATTCTAGACTTTGCAACCATAAATTTCTCTCAGAGCtcttcataaaatttgtttgttttttgatgtaaACTTGTAACCCCAATGATTATTTCAAGGGgaaataaatgaagagaaatgagataaaatgaaatatttaacaTATCCATTAGAAACAAAGGCAGAGAGTTAAAATATATCAGGTTTTGATGAAATTAGGTTTAAATTGCATAGCACTGTACAGTAGAAGATGGAAATGCTTGAGATGGATCCAGCTCTTACCTTCTGGGAACATAAAGTACTGAGCAGTGTACTGGGTGTCACAGAAGTAGTCCAGTAGCATTGTAAGCCACGCCTTGTCCTGGTCCCACTTGCGCTTCAGGAAGATGTAGCAGGCAATCTGCATGGCCCATCCTTTACAAACACAACAGGAAACGGTCTCATTTGACATCTGTTCTGACAATTTATGAGCACCAGTTAACTCCATTACAAATTCCATGTCAGTATTTTCCTTGTGTGATAAGTCTTCGGGCTGACATGTTGAATTATTGATGTcagtgatatttttttctttagtagCCAATGAAATCTATTCACAAGAATTCCCATAcctcaaaacaacaaaaccagaAAAGCTTGTACAGACAGATCACTAGCAGTAATTCACCTCTCTATACCCCACTATAAAATTGTTATGACATGCTTCTAGTGGACATTAACCCATTggggacaggctgattttgctacaacacacatttctgatagacacttgccagagtatactcaggacttgtcctcacGGGGTTAACCAAAGTGCTAGGACCACTTACCCACACCAGGTATGTGCCTGAGGTCATTTCTGAGGATGATCTTCTCGGAGCGGATGGAGCTGTGTGCAAAGAGAGGTTTCCAGAAGAACATCCAGTCCAGCCGGCACCGATGGTTCATAATGATCACACTCCGCTCTGATTTACTCAGCTTGTCGCCTGTCACCTTAGTCTTCACTCCAAAGAACACCTCTGAGGGTATGAACACAGTTACAAACATCAACAACGAATTATACAGTCCTGTTGAAAGATCACAAacaacttcaaaacatatacTGTAAAgcacaaaatgttcacaaataGGAGCACCAACCTTTTTcctggcatgaaatttttgtgaattgccactggcattcaatgcataaatagcgtagacaagaactttcacatgtatttttatttcacaaatcttggctctcatgaaatttgcaaaattaaagggactgtacagtactggttgaggtggggattcatgttttgaacattcttaagtgagataatgagaaacctcctatgaaatatgaaagagcatgtaattttaagaaggattcaacgttaatttgatgaaaattggttttcaaatggctgagatatccaaaaaagtgataataataaaaggcgacaggccacaactttattaggatctctttgtttcaccttgtttttggatatctcagccatttcaaaaccgattttcatcaaataacttttgataccccttagaattgcatgctctttgacatctcgtAGAGTGGTATCTGAATATCTCCCAAAACGCaaaaaaagctaaatcctcacttcgaccacaactgtacacaccctttaaaatgcatacgaaaatttgttgttgttgtgaccTGTGAATACTTGAGCCATAACTGATTTGTACTGTACTCTCATTattaataaatgaaaatgtacattttttccctttgtatattcattttcatatttcatttaaaataaaaaatttcatgtcatttacaGTTATTTAATTTACTGAACTGACTTACCAAGTAGAAGCTGTGATCCCAGGAAAGTCCAGTGTAGGGGCACATACAGAACAAAGAAATGACAATATTGTAAGTAACACAACTTGGCAATGTATCACTTACAGTACCATTATGGAAGATTCTTTTCCTAAAAAAGCCTGATAGCAGCAATTTGGAGTTTTGTTAAaccaaaaggaaaaataaagtaaTGCCCAGCTAATAGACACTGCTTAACATTGCAGTGGCTCAGTTGGACAAATTGTTAAACTTTGCTGACTGAGATGTATGATCATGTTCAGATGCAGAGAAACACTCCAGCATACAAACGTATTGAAAACTATGCTGGTGCCATCAAGAGATGTCTGCACATATATCACCATGCTAAAACAGTATTGGACTACAAATATTGTGACTACATTTACCCACCTCGGGGAACTCTACTTACATGTAATCCAACAGAAATGACAGCATGATCAAACACTGAGAATAgattcacatacatgtagtttctttccaaaaaaaaaagtttcttttctttcacccAACAGGCAACTCTATTCAACCTTATTGAACCTTTATCCAAAATAATCCAGGGCAAGAGAAAATGATTTTTGGAAATATTTCTGTCTGTTGCAATGCCAATGGCCAGTTACTATCCGTATGGCGGTAGCTATCAAATGACACATCACTGTTATGAAGTCTAATCATCTAATGCCACATGACCTAAATTGTTACAATATGTATGTTAGTAGTATTTCACATActatgcaatgaaatttacctGTATGTATCACATAATATTTATCGTATGATTTTGtgacagaaataaatcaaatcacacAGATCAGAGAAGGAAACATCATTCCTAGCTGTACAATTGTATACTGTATTACCAGCATACCTATGCATACTTGAGAAGCATATGGTTGACAAAAAAGGGGGTTGTCTCTGTATGCATCCCACACAGGGTTAATTTTGTAGCAAGATAAATAGGCAGGGTTTGTGTATTTTGGTAGCCTGCAATTCCCAAAACGGAATTCAAACTCCTGGTTCTGAACATCTGAGAACTTTAGATCTGCAGTGTTTTGCATTCATCCATGAGCACCAATCCAGCACCATGTGCTTAATCATCAtttcaataacaacaacatacaatgtactgtaaaagtggaaattttcacaatattgacatttttgtacattttgcgcaaggagaaactagcgtgaaaataaaagcatgcacaTATTTTTGCTtcccatatgttccagtagttgatgtcttgattccgtggaattataaacatgtgaaactcatcttacccagccgagCAAGAAAATCActtgtgcgaaaatatccacttttgcagtactgcaaagcaagaaatatttgcagtaTGAACCTTTAATGCACTGGAGCTCAGGGTGATTTTTCACGACGtgcaattttcacaaattgccactggcatcttATGCACTATAGCGTGAACTTTCACtagcattttaattttgtgaatcttggctctcgcgaaattcatgaaattaaaatgcatgcgaaaacttatggttttacagtatctgatGACATTACAGCAGTAGAATTAAGAAGAAATGATGTAGAAATCTAACTCACAATCGGCAAGGTTAGCCAGAGTGTCATGAGGTTGTCATTGATGTGTCGATAAAGGTGGGGCTTGATGAACATGAGGGGAACTATGGGTCCCATCATTAGCATGGAGCCAAGGAAGCCGGTAGACATCAGCATGAAGGTGAAGATCGCACCACCGACCTTGTTGCGTAGAATCCCACCCATGGCTATGGCAAGATGTCAACTCGGTCTAGCTGTGGGAGGTTGGGAGTGatatatcatgattataataaGGAGCGTTGAATCAACAACTTCTGCTGCACACATTCTTAGAATTGACGATAGTATTAACTCAGTTTTAGGTTTTCGAAGTCATCAAATATATGGTAAACAATAtcacaacaaagaaaaagtcaAGAAGATTAAATCATGACAAAAACACCTTCAAAGTAACAAAATTCACATAAAACAATGATAGTCTGACTCTCCAACATGGATACTAAGCCAGAATTGTACAGGTGAGCCAATCAAAAATAAACGTGggatcatatttttgtttttgttcttctcaGAAAATCTGCTGCATTTCAAAGCTGATAGTGGGTCATATTTCTTGGTCTTAAATGACATCTCTTTAAGAATGTTGTGTGAACTCAAAATGTGGTGATTTCGCATGAATCCCAATTCAGAATAGTAAGTGTCACAATATATTGCAGTGAAACTCAATTATAAAAACATCAGTGTTTGAGTCCATATAGAGTTGTGAACAAGATGGAAGTTCTAATGAATAATCTTTCACTCCAATaatttaaaacaaagaaaagagcaAAGATGTGATAACAAACTCATCATACATTGTTAATGACAGGCAATACAACATACCACAGAATTTATCCATGAACTGTCAACACCAGTATTGTAGCAACATTATCTCATACTAATAAGTCAAGcctcagtttcatgaaaaatatctaATTGGATCAGTGGATCACAAAAATCTCTCCTCCAATACATGGGAAATACAAACAGTTTATGTCACCCTTTCATGTGGTTAATGTAACCTCAAAAGCAGACAACTGCACTACGGCACAGACAGATCCTTTCTGAGCCAAAGCAAAATTCAGAAAGACTTTTTCATGTCCTCCCCCTTTATTTCGTTATACCACTCTACACAACCCTATACTTGCTTGTTAGCTTCAAACAGATGCATGCTGTCccaaaaaagatgcaaaatgtgCAAGCATGATGCATGCGTCCATGCATAAGCTTATAAGGATAAGGTACTGTAGAGTGGTATGGCTACATGTCACAAAATGCTGCATGGATATGCAGCTATGCAACAATATCTGACAAACACAATTTGGGGGTATGATTttccttcaatttgtctccctctgtacaaatgaaatttgtgagatGGCCAAGTCCTGCTGATCTACacttttaacaaacatgtcagaaaaaaggaatcagcgggaatcgaacccgtcatctactgctttccgggcactGACACTTAaaccaggctatccctggtcACCGGCAGTAACACAATGAAAGCCGGAAGGATGACAGAATTAGATTCCTGTTgttggttcctttttttttccatacccAACACATTTGTTCTGAGAGTTTCAACACTACTGGTTTTGAAGAGAATAGTGTACTACACAATGCACTTGCTGATATCTGCTATATTTTATGGAGATAACGCCTGGGAGACATAACCTTATTGCCTGTGGAGAATTGATCTGCATACATAAATTTGTATAATTACATTATTGTTGGAAGACTCCATTTTCATTTATGTGTGTGGACATTGCTACATCAAAGCGGTGACTTGCTGGATAGATACTTGCTGGATTATCATTCACACACTGACTAAACGCAGTCATCCCAATGTCTAGATTCTATGTATCATATTGCTGTGGATTTATTGCATTTGGATCTAAAGCAAGGTGCTTCATAAGCATTTGCCCGATTGCCTcaggcaagtgaaaatcatagTTGGGCAAGTGTTTTGGAATAATGAGTAAAAATGCTTGCCCcgaattgggcaagcaaaaagttttgaagatACCTCAGGGTGCtacatacaatttcattttacCACTTGCCGGgtcgggcaagcagattttcgaAATGTTGTGCAGAACACTTGCCCGAACATGAATTCTAATTGCCTGAAAAAACAGTCAAATCATATAACTCAAGTTAAAACATCACTTCTATTAAACATAAGTCGAGCGCTTGAAGGTAATGTTtaccattaaaggacaagtccaccttcataaacataaggatcgagataatgcagcaatattagtagaacacatcagtgaaagtttgaggaaaatcggacgatctgttcaaaagttatgaatttttgaagtttctgcgcaggcactgctggatgagaagactactacagtgtatgatgtcatatgcgtacaacaatataaggaaaatgaaaagaaaatttcacaaaactttactttttgaataaagtgcacatttctttgacttgttactgatgtacaTGTTAAGGGTAagattattccccctgccttctgaaagagagaagtggaatgttcttttgttatgcaagaaaaatggaaatatgttgaactttcttcattctttctttatatcgttgtacacatgtgacatcacaagctatagcagtcttttcatccagccattactgagcagaaacttaaaaaattcataacttttgaacagattgtctgattttcctcaaactctcactgatgtgttatactaatattgctacattcactcaacccacatgtctatggacgtgaacttgtcctttaagagcagtgatttaaaaaatgtttgagatatcacatttgatgcatacattgtatgtgtaggtcagttacatatcacaaaacatcccacttttttttttttgcaacaaagCCTAAATACAggaagatatcactatttttctcaataaaccataactgtacaatgttagtctagaaacattccattataattattgttcacattttgtacatttaacattcaaaaaat from Diadema setosum chromosome 1, eeDiaSeto1, whole genome shotgun sequence includes:
- the LOC140246388 gene encoding lysocardiolipin acyltransferase 1-like; amino-acid sequence: MGGILRNKVGGAIFTFMLMSTGFLGSMLMMGPIVPLMFIKPHLYRHINDNLMTLWLTLPILFLQVFFGVKTKVTGDKLSKSERSVIIMNHRCRLDWMFFWKPLFAHSSIRSEKIILRNDLRHIPGVGWAMQIACYIFLKRKWDQDKAWLTMLLDYFCDTQYTAQYFMFPEGTDMAPNSKKKSDSYADKNNLPRYEYVLHPRTTGFKFIMDHLRKRDMVDAIYDVTVGYPDQIPVRGEIDVFCGTLPDEVHFHVKRYPVRSFPLDTDFEKWCTERWAEKETQLQDFYTKDRSFVKKDGADGDQWKGVAEEPGVYFALYGAMVYWVLFLVFLVCLMVYTSIAWWHMLIVGSFFLAVDVFYGGMEQLTVDVYRWHTRQNSLGSS